The Malassezia restricta chromosome I, complete sequence genome contains the following window.
AAAATGGGCGCCTCAAGCATGCACATATTTTCGAATACATCAAGGATCTGACGCACTCCCTCTGAGAAAGTGTTATCGAGGCATTGCTGCAAGACAAGAATCATTTGAGGAAGAGCACTTTGCAGTGCAGCCAAGTCGGCCTGATCATCTGAGTCGATGTTCTCAGCGACCTTGCTCAGTGCGCGCACCGTCGTCACACGCACTTCCAGACTTTCAGGGTCTTGGATACCCTTGGCGAACAGAGCCATAATTCGGGGAAGGTGAGATTTCAGCTCCTCGCTGTCAACGAACGTCTCGAGCACGTAAAATAGGACAAGCATGGCCGTCTGGCGCTGCACAGCATTCGGCGATTCAGCGGACTCGAACATCCATGGAAGCAACTCCGGCCACATATTGTGTGGGAGCTCCTTGCACGCAATTTCGTTGATGACACATGCCAGCGAATTACGCATGGCCGCCGCAGATTCAAGAGCTACAATTTCCAAGAGCTTGGTTTTGATACCCGTTCGGATCTCGACGGGCTGCTTAGACCATGATGCTGAGCTTTTCGACAGCTTTTTCCGAAGCTCGACCGCTGCAAGCTGACGCACGGCCAAATCTGGGGACGTCGCGATAATCTCAAAAAGCGCAGGCACCACCTTGGTGTTCTTCAAGAACCGCGTCTGAAGCGCTTCAGTCGCCGCCTTCACTGTGGAAGTATCAGGCACATTTACATGGTGCAGCAACCCATGCAGTTCCTGAACATACGCGGGCTTTGGCTGTTAGCTTCATTCACACGAGCATGCACGTACATCCATGATGGTTGCAACGTAGCTCTCTCGCCGGATTGCAACGGAGAAAAAAAATCGACGGCTCACGTGCCTATCGCGACATTACATCAGACACATTCCTCCAATGAAACTAGCATGGACGACTGCAGCCGATTGTCCGAGCGCCTATGGACGTGGGCGTAGAATCGTCAGCTTCTCACGACGGCAGCACACGACTCAAAATACCTTGATGTACCTAACGAAATGATAGTATATACCCCTTACATGCCATGTACCGCCTCTAGTGAATCACAGCGGTACCTATCTACCAAATAGCTTCCACATTTTGCGGCGCGAGGACGAGCTGCCGGAGGACTCACCAGACCGTGAATCTTTCGAGGCAGACTCTGTATTGCCGGACGCCATTTCGACTGCTTTAGGCTGCGGCGCTTCAATGCTTGACTGAATTTGTCCATTTACGTATACAGTCTCCCCATCTGGCGAGATGCGGCGGACTGTCTCATTACCATGTTCATCGCGTTTCGTAATAGTTGTCTCTCGACGGCCATTCACCACCGTGGTGCGCCGTGTCTCGGATGTACCGCCAGTATTTCCTCCATTAAACGAGAGCGAAGACATACTCGAGGAAAAACTCGATTGACCCGGCGCACTTGTATGCATGGGCGAGAGACCAGACATGAGCCCAAACGGACTCATGCCTACCCCACCAAATGGCGCATCATGATGCATTGGCATACCCAAAATGGGCTCACGCATGAATCCAGGGGGAGGCGCACCGAAGGAAGTGGGACGACCAAAGGTCGACGTGGACATACCATGCCAGTCGTTCATCGCGTTGAAACTGTCGTCCAAGCCATAACTGGCCTCCATCTCGTGAAAGTCACGAGAAAACATCGAGTTGAATAACTCAAAAGGGTCGAAAGCGGCACGACTAAAGGCATCAGGTCCATTGCGTCCCTGAGCACGGCGTGCAGAGTCAAAGCTACTTTCCCAAACGAACGTGTGCCCGTTTGGTGCCATGGATGCGTGCGGCTCATAACCATCCGGCATGGCTCCTGAGAGTAGCGGGTATTCGAATCTGTCGTACTCCCAACGCTTTCTTTCATCACTCAATACTTCATACGCTCTGTGAATGTTAGTATACCCCTTGATCAAGGAACACGTACTCGGCCACAAGCTTGAATTGAGCTGTTGCTTGGTCTTTATCATCTGTTTGAGCGCGATCTGGATGAGATCGAAGGGCCTGCTTCCTGTACGCAGACCGGATATCACTTGAAGTAGCAGAAGGTTCTACTTCTAATATGGCATACCAGTCGTTAGGCATCGCAGGGTTCACGCCACCGCGTATCAGTAAGGCGCAGATTCAGTCTGCGAAGGAAAGTTTATGTTCGTCGGAACCAACGCGTGCTCTTCTTCTCCACGTGCACTCCACGTGCACATCCTAGGCACATTCCGTTTCGCGCGCGGATCGTCGGTAGGCTTGTCGAAAACGCGGGCAGCATGCACACATCCTCTCTTCGAGGGCGTAGGCGCAAGAATCAAACGCATTCCCACTCTTGGGATCAGGCTCAAGCCGTGAGAGCTAGCCTGCCGCGTGCGTCACGTACCCCTGCCGCACAAGCTGCAGATCTGAAGCGCCCGTATTACAACATCATCTTTGGACGCGAGCAGGACCAAGATATCGCAGACACACTTGTGGATACACTAGATGTGGTCGTACCGCGTGACTTGGCAGCAGCACGCTACTCTCAAAATCATACATTTATGGACCAACTTCTGGGTCCCACGCGCCTAGATCTGCTCAAGGCACCACCTTCTCCCTATGAAGGTAAAGACCCCCAACAGCTTGCTGATTCGATTGCTTCTCTAGAACGCGAGCTTCGCAATATGCGAGCTGAATTTCAAGATAAAAAGAAGGCGTTCGCGTCACTTTCCTCTGATGATACTGAGGAAGTGACGATGGACGCGGAAGAGAGCTGGGCGGTAGCGCCGAGTCAAGGCCCCGTATTGGGCATTGGCTACGTCCCAACTGATATGCCTGTTGAGGTGGCACAGATACTCGAACAacagcgtctgcgccgTTCCGAGCGTGAAGCGCAGCAACATACCCAAGTCCCAGCTGCGGCTCAGCCGCTCCCCTCCCATCATGATGCCATGGACACTACACCTATGCAGACTCAATGAAATTCACGCACACTATCAAGTGACAACATGGCACGTTTGTGCTGCTCCGTATAATTGGATGACTCGATATAGAGTCGATCCTCGGTTCGCGGACTCCAATCGGACTGTCCATGCCCGTCTTGTGTTAGGATGCCTGCCGTCAATTCTCTCAGCAAATGTTTGGCTGACTCCATCTTTGATTCGGCCGGCTCAGGCGGTGGATGCTGTTCATACGCTCTTGCAATGAATGCTCCCGTGCTTGCCGAGGGCGTTTGACTTAATTGCATGGCATGCTCAACAAGCTGCCTTGGTGCGTTGAGATCCGGCAAGTGCATCAAAAattgcatggcatcgatATATTCACTTTGTACGAGTTTGTCTCGTTGTGAAAGGAGTATGGCGGCAGATATGTAAGGGACAAGCTGGAGTGTGGGATCAATGGCGAACAAAGTATCCCAAAGCTCCAAAATGGTTGCCTCAGTAAATTCTTGCATGTACAATAGGCGATGCCATCGAAGCAGGATGGGTGTCCACTCCAATTGCAAGGATTGTAGATGACTGTTGAGAGATGGATCCACTCGGTGAAGAATGGCCTTGATCAGTGTGGGAGAGCCAGCCCGTTGGGTGTGGTCATACATGGGAGCCAGACGTTGTATGAGAGCCGAGAATAAAAAGTAGGTATCGGGCTCAACATCGCCTGGAGAAAGAAGAACGTGCAACACGCTATCCATAGGGACAGGAACAGATTCAGAAGCCCTAATCCGCCACAGCAGTGCCGCCAATTCGTGCATACCTTGGAAGTATCCAATATGAACGTGCGTGAATGACCATACACGCAGTATTCGTGCCACGCACTGCTGATCCTCTTTAGTGAGCGTCACGCTAAGTCTCTGTATGTCGAGATCGATGACAGCATGCAATTCTTCCATGCCTGTATGCTTCTCCCATAGAGTTTTACTTGTGTCTTGCAATGGATGTATATCATTTTGATCACCAAAACGACGTATTTCGTCCCACGCCTTGGTATATTTGGTGCACAAGTGGCGATATGCACGTCGTTGCAAAAGGGTTGTGGTCGACCATGCGTCCGATTCGCCGACGCGCAACTCACCTAAATGAATACGCCATACCACTGAATAGAACATGGACAGATCATGGGTATGGTCTGGGTAGAGGTATTTTGTCCATGCTGCACGTTCTTTTGCTAATGGCACACGTTGCATGCCAATGGGACGTGCGTAGGATGACAATTTCGTTTTTTTTTTCTGAAATTATTTTCTCCTTGAATTTGCGACACTCAACACCAATATGCCTAGCAAAGGACTGTCCAGCCGTCTGCAGGGTCTCAAGTTCATGCAGCGTGCTTCAGCACGCGATGAATTGAAAGATACGAAGCCGAGTCCCGCGTCTTCGAAGGCAAATTTCCCAGCAGAGGGCATGTCTGGGGATGAGACTGAGGCCAAAGATGTATCTCGCAATGCAGAGCATTGGGTTGTGCCTGTCAATATGCGTGTCAAGACCAAATCTGTCCAACGTGATACATGGAATTGGGATTCTTGGTTCCAGAAAGCTACAGAAACGGACTTTGTTCCTGCGCGCCAACAATTTGGGTCATGGAAGGGGCGGCGAAACCAGGGCGACGATGAATTCGAGGAGGATGTGTCTGATAATGATGAGGAATCCTATGATGATGGTGATGATGAGTCTTTTAGCTCTGCTCCTTCCTCGCCAGCCGACAAGGGTTTCCTTAAGCCACCGAGTGCGCAACAATCATCACAGTCGGCACAAAAGCGTCGCGCGTCCAGCACTTGGGATGAGCCATCTCGTTCCAAACTCGCAGCAGTGGCAGACAAATCACAAGGTCTGCGCAAAAAAAAGCTGCGCTAGAGCCATGCCACACCCTGCTACACCCTGACCTTGCACCATGACTTGGGTGAACTTGGTGCAAGGCGCCATCATGGATGAATGCATGATACCGAAGCTCTACTATGCATATCTATCCCTCGTAGTGATACTGTACCATACTTCAGCATACTTGCTCGTTGGGCTCAGCGCACAGCTTGCGCCGTGAGGCGCAGACGCTTATGTAATCCTCTATGGTGCGGGAGGGCGGGGCTATGGGGAGCGTGTCCTTTCTACGACGGCTGCCTTGTGGCGATGAAGGGTATCACGAAGTTCCTGCAGCGGACACCGCATATGGTGTCGTCGCGCGTAGGGATTTCTGCCAAGTCTACGGATGTTGAGTTTGATCACTTTCGTCACAAGTTTGAAGCTATGGAGAAGCTGATCAAGCAGTTGGCCAGGGAGTCGAAGACGTACTTGGATGGTGTGAAGAAAATGCTCGAGTCATGCTCTGCCTTTGCTGCCGAATACAGTGCACTTTTCCATCCGTTCGGCACCGAGTATGACATTGAGCGTCGCCACCCAGAGACTGTACAGACACTTGTGAATCTGTCAGGCTATGTGACGTACATTGATGATCTGCGCGAGACTCTGCGTCCCGAGCTCGAGCTTATCGCGACTCGCGTAGTTGCGCCTTGCCAGGAACTGGAACAGGTGCTAAAGAGTATCAATAAAGCTATCACCAAGCGCGACCACAAACTGATCGACTTCGATCGGCACACCAATTCATACaccaagctgcgtgagaaGCAGAACCGCTCGGCCAAGGACGACCAGCACATGTTCAAGCTGGAGCATGACTGTGAGGCAGCTGCGGGAGAATATGAGCACCACAATAACATCCTCAAGGCTGAGCTGCCGCAGTTCTTGGCTATGGCTACCAAGTTTGTTACGCCGATCTTTTACTCACTGTACTACATGCAACTCAACGTGTTCTACCTGTCTATGGAGAAGCTCAAATCCTATTCTGAGGGCCGCTTCGACATGACAAACAACAACTTGATCTCGCGTGAGCACAAGTTCTCCATGGATATGAGTAAAGTGATCGCGGACCTCGAATCCTTCTCCATCCAAAAGCCCGGTCCCCCAACGACGCGTATTCTACAGATGGCTAAGGCTGGCACACCTTTGAGCTCGCGTCCGCGTGGACTACCATCGGCCGCTGGTAGTGCGGCACCACTGCCGCCACAGGAAGAAATCAAAAAGGCCGAGCAAGTCACCGCTGAGGCtgccgccaccaccgaATCGTCTGCTCCGCCTGCCTATACGCCAGCGCCTGAAGaggcagcagcgtctgaTGCCGAGTACGTCGTTGCTTTGTATGACTATGCTGCGACGGCAGACGGAGACTTGTCATTCAAGGCGGGCGATCGTATCGAGGTGCTGAAGCGCACACCCAGCGCCGAAGATTGGTGGACAGGCCGCTTGAATGGCGTTGAGGGCGTCTTTCCTGGAAACTACGTACGCGATGCATAGTTACACACCAAATAAGACACTCTTGTAGTCACGCAAGATGACGCCTACGCTCTCCGTGCCGCTCAGACCCACTTCGGATGCGATCGCGCTGACGTAGCGTGGCGGTGTCACATCATGCAGAAGCTGCACGACTTTAAGTCGGGACTGGGTACTGCATTCGCTGCGCGTGAGCAAGACACTATCGGTCTCGGTGTTGTCGTCTTCATGAGACAGTAGTTCGCTGCTTTGTCCGGCCTCATTGACCACAAAACTGTCGAGTTGAATGCGATCGCTGAACTTGTACGTCTCGCAGCAAATAATGACGGGTACGTCGAACCCATGCGCCATCATAGCACACATGGCCGTGCCAGACTGTGCGTACGGCGCACCATTCGATAGAAGGGCTGACGTGCCAaggagcacgagcgaggcacgcgGCATAAGTGTACTGAGAGACGTAAGAACACCGTACGTAGTTGGTATGCCTGCTTCCAATAGACGCTCGGCCATGAGACGGCCTTCAAAGAGTGGTCGCGAGTCGATTACAATTACCTCGAACTTGACGCCATGGTTGTGGGCATGAAGGAGCGTGCCCTCAATGACCGACGAATGCGAGTAAGTCAGTACAACATCGCCATGGTGAATTTTCGCGGCAGCATTTGCCTGGATGACCTTGCCAGCGTATACAATCCTATCCCGGATGAAGTGCTCAATGCGGCCGATGAGGTGTTCCTTCGCCTCATCTTCACTCAGTCCCGCATCCACAACACTAATTTCGTACTTCAAAAATCGCACGGCATGCCCAGTAGCCGTGTTCAGAGGGCGGGATTCAACGATGAACCCTACTTGTTGCGACACCCTTGTCAGTAGATCACGATTCAGAACAGCGCCAGAAGGCGTTTTGTAGTCTTGGATCACAGCTGCGAGAGCCTTAAGCACAGAAATCGCGCGTTTGTTCGCACCGCGAATAGCAAAGGTCGAGATCTGGTGGCAAAGATCTAGCACGGCAGGGTGAAtcgcgccgcgagcgagcgcagaGCTCCAGCTAGCCGAATTGACTCGGGCATTACGTGGAAGCGTGACATTACCGAAAAGCGATGCATCACCCAGTACACCAACTGTCGAGAGGTCTTCGTCCAGCGATCCCGTTACCGCCTTTGTGGAAATAGCCGTGTCCTTGACCTTGGGTCCAGACGCTGGCGGACGTGCCGATGCACCTTTGCTCGCGGCAGTTGAGGGCGCCTGCTGGGCAGTTGCATCCACCTTGgcagctgcacggcgctcgcgctttGCCTCCTTGGCAGCCTTCTTGTCTTTTTTGACAGGAGGCGCTTCGTTCGACCggggtggcggcgctgctgctgcctcGGACATGATGGCGATGGTCGTGGAGGTGAGGTGAAGACTTGCTCCCCTGAAGCGTCCAAGGCACCCGCCACCCACGCAGCCTTGTCCCTACCATGTCTTTCTATCCAACTTTGGTTCATCTACGTAGGAAGTACATCTGAACATGTAGCGCAGCACCCGACCGTCATGCCACGGAACCGCACAACGCTGCCAGGCCTGTTACAGCACTGGCGCAAAGTACATGCGCGAATAACATTACTCTAGGACCCTACCAGGAATCGATTCGGCGCGTGTGAAATACTTACGTACTTCAGCCGGTCGAGCAGAATGGATCCATGAAAAACGAATCAGGGCAAGAGGGATGGACGGCCGCGTCTCACCTAGCCCTTCCTGTCACGTGAGGTAGACCGCATGGGGTCCAGGACGCGTGTCGATCCTGAGTGTTTGCGCACCATGTCGGCGAGCCGCGATGACGAGGTTGCTGTGCCGCCTGCACCGCAAGATACGCCCAAAGCCGTTGTGAAAAATGTTGATATGGAGCAAGAAATGCAGCAGGCTATCATCGAACTAGCTGCAGATGCCATGGTGCGCTTCGCGGTGGAGAAAGACATGGCCGCTCACGTCAAACGCACGGCCGATGAGCGCTACGGTCCCACATGGCATGTCATTGTGGGGCGTAGCTTCGGTAGCTTTGTGACTCACGGTACGTGATGTGATTGCACTAACTGGCAGAATCCAAATATTTTATCTACTTCTGTATGTATATACCACACTCACAACAGACCTGGGCACGATGGCCTTTTTGATTTGGCGTGCCTAGATGCGCGCATCAAGCCAAGTATCGAGTTCTAACCAACCTCCGCCCACACGCACTTGTACATAACTTGCATCGACATCGCGAGGATGCTCAGGTTTGTGCTGGGGTGTTAGTGCCACATACATACCATACGGAGTAATCGACATGCTACTGTCTTGGAGAACATGGCGTACCTGTGAATCAAGTCCCCATCTTGATGACACATTTCATCTAGACGCTCGATACGAATGCCACGCACATTGCAGAGACGTGCCACGGCAATATCCAGAGGATCTTTGCCATCTGGCATATACCGGTgcgagcgactcggcgTCATGCGTCCCGTTGCACCAGGTGTAGCGCGCCccgtcgtgctgggtgtGCGCGGAGAGAGTGTAGGCATGGAAGGATGCGCACGTAATCGTGTGTGACTGTCAGGTTGAGGAGACGCAAACGAGGCGGGTAAGGGCGGTACAGCTGGTACATCGCGCGAGATTCGCGGCAGCATTGATtcgcgtcggcgcaagCGCCTTCCTTGCGAGGACGATGGACGGTGGTCCAGAGCTGatcgtgctcgagcatgctcGACACTCGGCGAAGCctcgtgccgagccaccGCATCTGTCCACCGCGGCGTTTCCGGCGAGTCGGCGGGCATTTGAAAGTGTATCGAGCGCATTCGCTGCGTCGAGCTCGGGATGCGTGAATATGTTTTGGATGTAGGCGTGCGGGGAATCCGACTAGGAGTACCAAACGACCAGCGACGTTTCCGAGTATCATTGGATTCCGAGGCACGTCGCTTGGTCGTTGACAGCGAGAGCGAAGCATCCAATACCGCTGCCGTTGCATCAATGTCAGAATCGTTCATGATGCCAAATTGTTGCCGTAGTCGATCCCACCGCTCCTCGATCCGTGATATTCGCGGCTTGACATAATCATTTGGCTGAGCGGATTGTCGTATCGTGGCCAAGAGTCTCTCACAGGCGTGAATCGTGTGGTGCTTTTTCACGCGCATGGCTTCTGAATCTTCTGAGTCGCGAGAGAAAGTCGCTTCCAAGTTCGACATGTGCCGTTCGCATTGGACGCAAACGTCATACAGCACAAGAAGGGCACGATCACTTTCTAGAGTGAGTTCGAGATCCAATGCCTCGGCATGAATGCGCACGAACTCAGCATAGATATCTGCGCGCATTTTTGATAGTTTAGAAGTTTCCTCTGAAGCTGGCTGCATGTTGCATGCCTCTTCTGCCCTGTCTCGTGCTTTGACAAGCCtgtcgcgcgcatcgtccagcgccaGTAAAAGCCGTCCAGGACTTGCCTCCGTACGCGCTTCCCAAATGCCTATGTGTGCTTGCCTTTGTTCCTCAACGAGAAATATCGCATCTTTAAGCGCATCTAGAGCTTCGCTTGCGCGCACGAcagcatgccatgcatgcgtACTACACATGGAGAGGGGAGACGTCAACCGCGACGCCTTTCGCCACGGACCTCCACTACAATAGCCCGATGGTCGACCATGCAATGGGACGCGGCATGCGTGGTGAGCGCAGCGTTGTGAGATGGCGCATGGTAGGTCGACCGTGTGGGCAGTTCCAGGGCTGATCAGTGTCCGCCATATTGTGCACGACAGACTGCATTTTGCGCATTTGCAAAGCTGTGCCAATCATGATGCTCTTTCGGCAAGCTCGGCTAGCCAGCATATCGTACACCTTGCTGCACCGCACGCGGTTGATGCGACCAGCAGGTGCATCACGCAATAGGTGAAGGAGCTCTTCAAAGTCGTGAACATCAAAGACGGTACCTTTGCTTATGGGCTTGGACAACAGGCGAACACGTGAGCCAGGCGGGGACGACTCATCGAGGGCCATGTCAAAGCCATTTATGCGCAGCCAATCCTGGTGTTCGCGTGCGACAAGCTCATCGCTTGGGGCTAATTCGACGCGTTGTGGCACGACAAGCCGCTGGCAGTATATGCGCAGGTTCTTTTGCAGATCCTCAAAATTGTGCTTCTCATCTGCTGCATGCTGATCAATAATGAACAAATCGTCCATGGATGCCGtctcgcggcgcgcgataATGAATCCAAGATTAAATTGCCCCACCACGCTCATCGTTCGAAAGTCGGACTTGGGAATGACGCGCTCCATCACGGCTGCAGCCTGGGCATCAGGCTGCCCCACATCGGCGCCTGTCATGGCTGTGGGCTCAGGCGCCACGCCTGCCTGAGCTTTGCGATGCGATAAAGTGGACCAATCGAATGAAATACTCTCCAAGGGTGCGGAGCTGTGTTCTTCGGACTCGCTCTGCCTCAGCGAGCGTGTATAGGTCTGGGTATCTGGCTGTGGCGGGACAGGTTCCTCCATAGGCACCCGGTCATTGTCTGTATCCTCGCTTTCGTGGGTATGCTCGCATGCCTGTTCATGTAAGATGCGTTCCTGGGAAATGCGTTCTTGGGTCTGTTCATCGTATTCATGGCGTTCCTCTCTGTCACGGCAATCAATGCTATGCCGATCgtgctcctcgtcgtcgtcctggAAGGCCACACCACTCTGTACCTCATCGTGTTGAAGGTCATA
Protein-coding sequences here:
- a CDS encoding DnaJ subfamily B member 6, coding for MPNDWYAILEVEPSATSSDIRSAYRKQALRSHPDRAQTDDKDQATAQFKLVAEAYEVLSDERKRWEYDRFEYPLLSGAMPDGYEPHASMAPNGHTFVWESSFDSARRAQGRNGPDAFSRAAFDPFELFNSMFSRDFHEMEASYGLDDSFNAMNDWHGMSTSTFGRPTSFGAPPPGFMREPILGMPMHHDAPFGGVGMSPFGLMSGLSPMHTSAPGQSSFSSSMSSLSFNGGNTGGTSETRRTTVVNGRRETTITKRDEHGNETVRRISPDGETVYVNGQIQSSIEAPQPKAVEMASGNTESASKDSRSGESSGSSSSRRKMWKLFGR
- a CDS encoding TBC1 domain family member 5, whose amino-acid sequence is MQRVPLAKERAAWTKYLYPDHTHDLSMFYSVVWRIHLGELRVGESDAWSTTTLLQRRAYRHLCTKYTKAWDEIRRFGDQNDIHPLQDTSKTLWEKHTGMEELHAVIDLDIQRLSVTLTKEDQQCVARILRVWSFTHVHIGYFQGMHELAALLWRIRASESVPVPMDSVLHVLLSPGDVEPDTYFLFSALIQRLAPMYDHTQRAGSPTLIKAILHRVDPSLNSHLQSLQLEWTPILLRWHRLLYMQEFTEATILELWDTLFAIDPTLQLVPYISAAILLSQRDKLVQSEYIDAMQFLMHLPDLNAPRQLVEHAMQLSQTPSASTGAFIARAYEQHPPPEPAESKMESAKHLLRELTAGILTQDGHGQSDWSPRTEDRLYIESSNYTEQHKRAMLSLDSVREFH
- a CDS encoding amphiphysin; this translates as MKGITKFLQRTPHMVSSRVGISAKSTDVEFDHFRHKFEAMEKLIKQLARESKTYLDGVKKMLESCSAFAAEYSALFHPFGTEYDIERRHPETVQTLVNLSGYVTYIDDLRETLRPELELIATRVVAPCQELEQVLKSINKAITKRDHKLIDFDRHTNSYTKLREKQNRSAKDDQHMFKLEHDCEAAAGEYEHHNNILKAELPQFLAMATKFVTPIFYSLYYMQLNVFYLSMEKLKSYSEGRFDMTNNNLISREHKFSMDMSKVIADLESFSIQKPGPPTTRILQMAKAGTPLSSRPRGLPSAAGSAAPLPPQEEIKKAEQVTAEAAATTESSAPPAYTPAPEEAAASDAEYVVALYDYAATADGDLSFKAGDRIEVLKRTPSAEDWWTGRLNGVEGVFPGNYVRDA
- a CDS encoding translation initiation factor eIF-2B subunit delta; translated protein: MSEAAAAPPPRSNEAPPVKKDKKAAKEAKRERRAAAKVDATAQQAPSTAASKGASARPPASGPKVKDTAISTKAVTGSLDEDLSTVGVLGDASLFGNVTLPRNARVNSASWSSALARGAIHPAVLDLCHQISTFAIRGANKRAISVLKALAAVIQDYKTPSGAVLNRDLLTRVSQQVGFIVESRPLNTATGHAVRFLKYEISVVDAGLSEDEAKEHLIGRIEHFIRDRIVYAGKVIQANAAAKIHHGDVVLTYSHSSVIEGTLLHAHNHGVKFEVIVIDSRPLFEGRLMAERLLEAGIPTTYGVLTSLSTLMPRASLVLLGTSALLSNGAPYAQSGTAMCAMMAHGFDVPVIICCETYKFSDRIQLDSFVVNEAGQSSELLSHEDDNTETDSVLLTRSECSTQSRLKVVQLLHDVTPPRYVSAIASEVGLSGTESVGVILRDYKSVLFGV
- a CDS encoding dynein light chain LC8-type, with amino-acid sequence MSASRDDEVAVPPAPQDTPKAVVKNVDMEQEMQQAIIELAADAMVRFAVEKDMAAHVKRTADERYGPTWHVIVGRSFGSFVTHESKYFIYFYLGTMAFLIWRA